A segment of the Synechococcus sp. MEDNS5 genome:
TGCTGAAGGGCGGCATCGATCCCGGGGTGAGTCCCCCCACATCCGCATGGTGCCCGCGGCAGGCCACAAAAGCGAACGGCACGTCGTTGCATTCGCTGAACACCGGAGTGATGGCCGTGACATCGGGCAAGTGGGTTCCGCCGTGGAAGGGGTCATTGCTGATGATCGTGTCGCCGGCCTGCAGAGCGGGGCGTTCGCCCCGGCGCACCTGCTGCAGCAGATCCGCCACCGCATCCCCCATGGAACCCAGATGAACGGGAATATGCGGAGCATTGGCCACCAGAGCCCCCTCCCCGTCGAACAGGGCACAGGAAAAATCAAGCCGTTCGCGAATGTTCACCGAGCGGCTGGTCTGCCGCAGCCGCTCTCCCATCCGTTCCGCGATCTGCATGAAACGGTGATGGAACAGGCTCAGATCCACGGGATCGGGGCTCTCCGCTGCAGCCAGGGCCGCAGACCCCGGCAGGGTCTGCTCCATCTCCAGCAACAGACAGCTGTTCTGCAGCCTCCGGGCTGACCAACCGGGCTCCAGCACGGTTCCAGCCGTTGGATCCAGAATCAGGGCCGGGCCCTCCAGGCGCTGCTCCAAGGGAACCTGCTCCCGTTGCACCACCGGAACGGCACACCAGCCACGCTGCGGCCAGTGCACCATGGCCGCCTCGGGGGCAGCGAAGCTCTGAGCAGCAGGTCCGGGGCGCCCGTCCCCGCTCTGCGCCTGGGGGTCCACCGCCGCCAGCACTTCCACCTCGATCCGCTCGAGCACCAACCGGGTGCGAGGGGATGGCGCATACCCGAAACGCTGCTGATGCGCCTGGGCAAACGCTGCCTGCAGCGCCTCCAGGGACGGTTGTTGCGGGGGAGGCGCCAGGGTGATGAGCAGTCCCTGTTCCGCCGCCACGTCCCGGAGTTCCAGACGGACCCGCTGCTCTCCCAGCGTCAGGGAACGGCCGCCCACCTGCTCGAGGGCGGCGTGGGCCAGGGCCAGCTCCGCTGCCACCCGTGACGGCAACCGGGTCAAACAGGAATGATCCAGAGGCTCGCGGACCGCAGCCTGACGCAGCTGACGCTGCCGTGCCTGCCCGATCCCATAGGCCGACAGCACCCCCGCCAGGGGGTGCAACAGCACCTGGCGCAGCCCGAGGGCTGATGCCATGCGGCAGGCCAGCTGGCCAGCCGCACCGCCGTAGGCCACCAGGACGCCCCCTCGGATGTCATGACCGCGATGCAGAGACACCTGACGGATGGCCGCCGCCATGGCTTCAACCGCGAGGTCGAGGGCCCCTTCCGCCAGTGCTTCCGGTGATCGCCGCAGCGAGTCAGCCAGCACCGCGAACTGCTGCCGGGTGGTGGAGAGGCAGGGATGCGCATCCCGATTCGGCCCGAACACGGCTGGGAAAGCCTGGGCCTGCAACCGGCCCAGCAGCAGATGGGCATCGGTGATGGTGAGGGGGCCACCCCTGCCGTAACAGGCGGGGCCAGGATCCGCTCCAGCCGAGCGGGGTCCCACCAGCACCCGGCCGCCATCGTGATCAATGATCGAGCCTCCACCGGCAGCCACCGTGTGAATCGGCAATCGGGATGCCGACAGCTGCAACCCCGCGATCTCCGTTTCAGGGCTGCGGTCCCAGTCGCGATCGGCCGCCCCAGCGGGCAGGCAGAACACATCGGTGCTCGTGCCTCCCATATCCACGCCCACCATCGGGAGATGCCCCACACCGGCCTGTTGAGCCGCGGCCACGGCACCGACCATGCCGCCCGCCGGGCCGGAGAGGATCGTGTCTTTGGCCAGCAATGACGCAGGTGCCTGCAGGCTTCCGCTGGAGGTCATCACCCGCAGCCGGGGGTGTCCCTTCAGAGCGGCCT
Coding sequences within it:
- a CDS encoding hydantoinase B/oxoprolinase family protein translates to MTRWQFSIDRGGTFTDVVARRPDGGLIVRKVLSVQPDREGDPAVEAIHALLEMEGPPSPSAIEELRLGTTVATNALLESQGEPVLLLTNKGLADLLRIGDQHRRDLFALEIPRPPSLIAAVEEVSGRLDAKGDAVEPLVIDAVLTSRLRDHRREGLRSCAIALMHAWREPAHELVLAEAVLAAGFETVVCSHQVSPLPRLVPRGQTTLVEAAVRPVLETYLHQVQAALKGHPRLRVMTSSGSLQAPASLLAKDTILSGPAGGMVGAVAAAQQAGVGHLPMVGVDMGGTSTDVFCLPAGAADRDWDRSPETEIAGLQLSASRLPIHTVAAGGGSIIDHDGGRVLVGPRSAGADPGPACYGRGGPLTITDAHLLLGRLQAQAFPAVFGPNRDAHPCLSTTRQQFAVLADSLRRSPEALAEGALDLAVEAMAAAIRQVSLHRGHDIRGGVLVAYGGAAGQLACRMASALGLRQVLLHPLAGVLSAYGIGQARQRQLRQAAVREPLDHSCLTRLPSRVAAELALAHAALEQVGGRSLTLGEQRVRLELRDVAAEQGLLITLAPPPQQPSLEALQAAFAQAHQQRFGYAPSPRTRLVLERIEVEVLAAVDPQAQSGDGRPGPAAQSFAAPEAAMVHWPQRGWCAVPVVQREQVPLEQRLEGPALILDPTAGTVLEPGWSARRLQNSCLLLEMEQTLPGSAALAAAESPDPVDLSLFHHRFMQIAERMGERLRQTSRSVNIRERLDFSCALFDGEGALVANAPHIPVHLGSMGDAVADLLQQVRRGERPALQAGDTIISNDPFHGGTHLPDVTAITPVFSECNDVPFAFVACRGHHADVGGLTPGSMPPFSRQIGEEGLLVRNWWLVRQGVLDQDGWAVLLRRQPIPPRTPDLLWADLQAQVAANHLGMQLLDTLLEAEGQARVGRYLQHVQDHAASSVRRLIDRLEDRQCEVQLDNGAWLRLALRVQRQRRQAVLDFSGSSQQGDHNFHAPLAVTKAAVLYVLRCLLEEPIPLNAGCFQPLTLVVPEGCLLNPRPPAAVVAGNVETSQALCNLLFASVGAMAAAQGTMNNVTFGDAGRQYYETIAGGGGAGPGFPGSCGVQTHMTNSRLTDPEILEQRFPVRLERFGFRPGSGGAGRWPGGDGLVREFRFLEPMTTALLSGSRLVAPFGLEGGEDGACGAAILTRADGAREQLQGCARCEVKPGDRLLIATPGGGGWGMPTEASL